A single region of the Gossypium arboreum isolate Shixiya-1 chromosome 12, ASM2569848v2, whole genome shotgun sequence genome encodes:
- the LOC108479935 gene encoding uncharacterized protein LOC108479935 isoform X1, which produces MAEASRGRVTITLGRTGQVVKRAGPASGVDLSDSHPVSGSKRSVRDRLGGNTDSSSLHGSQLNNKRQRGDGYTTSLNGNGLNAVHIGKDDLRFKLMQKNVFRRAQSDENRKDMDLREKLSRMGQPYETHQTSESRERIPEPRERVLESRETSILGRFPSTRSVDDLPRVTTSRSSYSPWTLDHLRQRSPDRLMGSSRGLSPPRNAEDFQRRQVNRTYDDVRPVSYMGKDVIDAPGVSTTSFVTKSRLPTTSAKPMPPGPQIPSPIPPSSIVQKNSYSGAEQQTVEGLLHSLGLGKYTITFKAEEVDMTALKQMGENDLKELGIPMGPRKKILLALLPRSRRQP; this is translated from the exons atggcAGAAGCTTCGCGGGGCCGTGTCACTATTACTCTCGGCCGTACCGGCCAG GTGGTGAAGAGGGCTGGCCCTGCATCCGGTGTTGATCTTTCTGATTCTCATCCTGTTTCTGGAAGTAAGCGATCTGTAAGGGATAGGTTAGGAGGCAACACAGATAGTTCTTCCTTGCATGGAAGTCAGCTAAACAACAAACG ACAAAGAGGAGATGGTTATACTACAAGTTTGAATGGCAATGGCTTGAATG ctgTTCACATTGGTAAAGATGATCTCCGATTTAAACTCATGCAAAAGAATGTGTTTAGACGGGCTCAGAGTGATGAAAACAGGAAGGACATGGACCTTCGTGAAAAGTTGTCAAGAATGGGACAGCCTTATGAGACACATCAAACATCTGAGTCAAGGGAGCGAATACCTGAACCAAGGGAGCGAGTGCTAGAGTCTAGGGAAACTAGCATCTTGGGCAGATTTCCTTCCACAAGAAGTGTGGATGATTTGCCTCGTGTTACCACTTCAAGAAGTTCTTATTCTCCTTGGACTTTAGATCATTTAAGGCAACGATCTCCAGACAGATTAATGGGTTCTTCTAGGGGTTTATCTCCCCCAAGAAATGCTGAAGATTTTCAGAGAAGGCAGGTAAACAGGACATATGATGATGTCAGACCAGTTTCATACATGGGAAAAGATGTTATTGATGCTCCAGGTGTGAGTACAACATCTTTTGTTACAAAGTCCAGATTGCCAACCACTTCAGCAAAGCCCATGCCACCGGGCCCCCAAATTCCAAGTCCAATTCCTCCAAGCAGCATTGTACAAAAAAATTCATACTCT GGTGCTGAACAACAAACTGTTGAAGGCTTGCTACATTCATTGGGGCTTGGAAAGTATACAATTACCTTCAAGGCAGAAGAA GTGGATATGACTGCATTGAAGCAGATGGGCGAAAATGACCTTAAAGAGCTAGGAATACCTATG GGCCCTAGGAAGAAGATACTTCTGGCTCTGCTGCCCCGTTCCAGAAGGCAGCCATGA
- the LOC108479935 gene encoding uncharacterized protein LOC108479935 isoform X2: MQLSIVVKRAGPASGVDLSDSHPVSGSKRSVRDRLGGNTDSSSLHGSQLNNKRQRGDGYTTSLNGNGLNAVHIGKDDLRFKLMQKNVFRRAQSDENRKDMDLREKLSRMGQPYETHQTSESRERIPEPRERVLESRETSILGRFPSTRSVDDLPRVTTSRSSYSPWTLDHLRQRSPDRLMGSSRGLSPPRNAEDFQRRQVNRTYDDVRPVSYMGKDVIDAPGVSTTSFVTKSRLPTTSAKPMPPGPQIPSPIPPSSIVQKNSYSGAEQQTVEGLLHSLGLGKYTITFKAEEVDMTALKQMGENDLKELGIPMGPRKKILLALLPRSRRQP; encoded by the exons ATGCAGTTAAGCATA GTGGTGAAGAGGGCTGGCCCTGCATCCGGTGTTGATCTTTCTGATTCTCATCCTGTTTCTGGAAGTAAGCGATCTGTAAGGGATAGGTTAGGAGGCAACACAGATAGTTCTTCCTTGCATGGAAGTCAGCTAAACAACAAACG ACAAAGAGGAGATGGTTATACTACAAGTTTGAATGGCAATGGCTTGAATG ctgTTCACATTGGTAAAGATGATCTCCGATTTAAACTCATGCAAAAGAATGTGTTTAGACGGGCTCAGAGTGATGAAAACAGGAAGGACATGGACCTTCGTGAAAAGTTGTCAAGAATGGGACAGCCTTATGAGACACATCAAACATCTGAGTCAAGGGAGCGAATACCTGAACCAAGGGAGCGAGTGCTAGAGTCTAGGGAAACTAGCATCTTGGGCAGATTTCCTTCCACAAGAAGTGTGGATGATTTGCCTCGTGTTACCACTTCAAGAAGTTCTTATTCTCCTTGGACTTTAGATCATTTAAGGCAACGATCTCCAGACAGATTAATGGGTTCTTCTAGGGGTTTATCTCCCCCAAGAAATGCTGAAGATTTTCAGAGAAGGCAGGTAAACAGGACATATGATGATGTCAGACCAGTTTCATACATGGGAAAAGATGTTATTGATGCTCCAGGTGTGAGTACAACATCTTTTGTTACAAAGTCCAGATTGCCAACCACTTCAGCAAAGCCCATGCCACCGGGCCCCCAAATTCCAAGTCCAATTCCTCCAAGCAGCATTGTACAAAAAAATTCATACTCT GGTGCTGAACAACAAACTGTTGAAGGCTTGCTACATTCATTGGGGCTTGGAAAGTATACAATTACCTTCAAGGCAGAAGAA GTGGATATGACTGCATTGAAGCAGATGGGCGAAAATGACCTTAAAGAGCTAGGAATACCTATG GGCCCTAGGAAGAAGATACTTCTGGCTCTGCTGCCCCGTTCCAGAAGGCAGCCATGA